The DNA window ATCGGCAATGATACGGCATTGGCCCATGAACTCGATGCGCAAGGGCTGCGCTTTGCCCCGCTGCACTGGATTTCCAAACATGCCCGCGTCTATGACGCCTACAGCCCGCTGGGCCGACAGATCTACTTCAAGCACATCAAGTCCGGCCTGCTGGACAAAGGCGTCGATGCGCTATGGATGGACGGCACCGAGGTGGAGGTGAGCAGCGCGATGTGGGACGCGCAGGACAACATCCGCGACACCAAGGCGTTGGGCAGGAACGCGCTGGGCGATTTCACGCGTTATTTGAACCCCTATTCGCTGCTGACCACGCAAGGCACCTATGATGGCGAACGCGCCACCTCCAACCGGCGGGTCTTCACGCTCACCCGCTCGGCCTGGGCCGGGGCGCAGCGCACCGCCGCCGCCTCGTGGAGCGGGGACATTTATGCCAGCTGGAAGGTCTTCAAGCAGCAGATCGCGGGTGGTGTCGATGTGACCGTGACGGGCAATCCCTATTGGACCCAGGACACCGGCGGCTTTTTCGTGTCGGAGTTTCCCGGTGGCGAGCAGAACCCGGCCTGGCGGGAGCTGTTCGCGCGCTGGCTGCAATATGCCGCCTTCAACCCGCTGATGCGCATCCATGGCACCGATGTCGAGCGTGAGCCCTATCGCTTCAAAACGCTTGATCCGCAGGTCTATGCCTCGCTGCTGGGCAGCGTCAATCTGCGCTATCGCCTGCTGCCCTACACCTATGGGCTGAGTTGGAAGGTGACCTCCGCGGGCTACACGCTGATGCGCCCCCTGATGATGGATTTCCCCGAGGATCGCGCCACCGATACCATCGATGACAGCTTCATGTTCGGCCCCTCGTTTCTGGTCCATCCTGTCACCCGGCCGATGTATCATCGGCAGGCCCCTCCGGCGGTGACGATACCAGCGAATGCCCTGCGCACACCCGATGGGCAGCCCGGGCTGGCCCTTCAGTATTTTGCGGGCCAATCCTTCGAGAAACCGGTCAGCACCATGATCGACACCAAAATCGACCATATGTGGCCTGCGCCGCCGCTGGCCGACATGCCGGCAGGCCTGGCCAGCCTCGATCACTTTTCAGCGCGCTGGACAGGCATGCTCACCGCTCCTGAAGATGGCACCTATGAGATCGGCGTCGAGGGTGACGATGGCTATCGCCTGATGCTGGCCGGCAAGACCGTGGTCGACGAATGGAAATCGGGCGAGGCCCGCTATCGCGGCGCCGAGGTCGCGCTCCGGAAGGGGCAGACCATCCCCATCGCCATCGAGTATTATCAGGGCGATGGCGCGCGCAAGTTGCGTTTGGCGTGGCGTCTGCCGAGCGAGCGCGAGGCTGCCGCCAGATTGGCGCAGGCCGCGCAGGATCTTTCCGTTACCACTTATCTGCCTCAGGGCGCCGGATGGTATGATTTCTGGACGAACGAGCATTACGCCGGTGGCCAGCGTGTCACGCGGCAGGCTCCCCTCGATATTCTGCCGCTTTATGTGCGGGCCGGATCGATCGTGCCCATGGGGCCGGTGCAGCATTATGCGACCGAATTGCCCAAGGCGCCCTATGAAATCCGCATCTATTCCGGCGCCGACGCGCGTTTCACCATCTATGAGGACGACAACGAGACATACGACTATGAAAAGGGCCAATATGCCACCTATGATCTGGTGTGGAACGACCGTGCCCGCAGTCTGACCATCAGTGGGCGCAAGGGCTCTTTCCCCCGCCTTGTCCAGCAGCGGCGGCTCGATCTGGTGCTGATGACCCCGCGCAACGCCACTGGTGCAGCGCCGGCCGTGGCCAAGAGGATGGTGAACTATACCGGGGCGGCCACCACCGTGTCGTTTGGTCGGTAAGGAGGCGATGAAGGGAATTAAGCTGAACAGTACATTCTTGCGGGGCGCTCACAGATGGTTGTCCGGAGCGGCAGGTTTCAAACTTCGTCCTTTCTGCTGCCGACCTTCGTTCATTTTCAATTCCTGACACATTGCGCTTGACCCTTGGCGCCCCCGCGCTTCACATTTCCGCTGTCGAAGGTTCTCCAGTCGTTTCGGCGCGCTGGAGCGAAGATCGGAAGCCGGTGCGATGCCGGCGCTGCCCCCGCAACTGTAAGCGGCGAGCGGGCGATCCACGCATGCCACTGGTGGGCGCAACCACCGGGAAGGCCGGATCGTCCGCATTGACCCGCGAGCCAGGAGACCTGCCCGCGACGCCATAACGTTCCTCCGGCGGGGTGTCCGGGCGATCGCTCTCGTGCCATGCCGGGTGACCGGCGTGGCCGCTTGCGTTCGTCTGTCTCTGCCTTTGAAACAGGTGAAGACGATGACAAGAGCAACAGTCCAGACAATAACAAATGCGACCAGCATCCAACTGATTGACATGGTGTTCCCCACGGACACCAACCACCATGGTACGCTCTTTGGCGGCGTGGCGCTGGCGCATATGGACAAGGTCGCGTTTCTGGCGGCGACGCGCCATGGGCGTGTGCCTTTCGTAACCGCGCGCAGCGAGCAGATTGATTTCGAGGCACCGGCGAGCGCGGGCGAGATGGTTGAGGCGACCGGGCGCGTCGTGCGGGTCGGTAACAGTTCGCTTGATGTCGAGGTTGAGCTGGTCGCGGAGGCGACGGTCAGCGGAGAGAGGCGGCGTTGCACGCGTGGTCGCTTCACCATGGTGGCCGTCAAAGGCCCTGATGTTCGCCTGCCGCTTCCTCCATTTTATGCCGGTCAGCAGGTCGAAGAGGATGGTGTCCTGCGGATGGCGGAAATCATCTTTCCCGAGCAAACCAACCACTATGGCACGTTTTATGGTGGCGACGGGCTCAAGATGCTGGGCAAGGCCGCGTTTATCGCGGCGACGCGGCATACGCGGCGGAATATCGTTATGGCCTCGTCAGAGCGGGTCGATTTCCGCTCCGCGGTCGGGCTGGGCGATATGGTGGAACTGGTCTCGCGCATTGTGCGGACCGGGTGCAGTTCCGTCACTGTGGAAGTCGAGTTGTGGTCGGAGAGGCTGCTGACAGGGCAGCGCCGTCATGCTGCAACGGCGCGCTTCGTGATGGTGGCGGTCGATGAGCAAGGGCGCCCTACGCCGATCCTGTCCGCGCTGGAGGTTTAAAGCATGTAGCGATGGGGCGCTCCGTTCTAGTTCACCCTGACGGGAGGCAGGCAATATCGGCCTGCCTCCCGTCAGGGAGCTGCTTTGCCACACCAGATGTTCCGCAAACGGGTTTGGCAGAGAAGAGCGTTCTAACTGGCTGCTAGGCCGAGAGTTCTTTGCGCACGATCTCCGCGCCCGCACTCAAGGCATTCAGCTTGCCGCTGGCGACCTGACGAGGCAGGGGAGCCATGCCGCAGTTGGTCGACGGGTAGAGTTTGTCGGCATCGACAAACTGCAGCGCTTTGCGCAGCGTAGCGGCCACTTCTTCCGGCGTCTCAACGGTATGATTCGCCACATCAATGGCGCCAACCATCACTTTCTTGCCGCGAATCAGTTCAAGCAGATCCATCGGGACGTGCGAGTTATGGCACTCCAGCGAGATAATATCGATGGTGGACGTTTGCAGCTTGGGGAACGCCTCTTCATATTGCCGCCACTCCGAGCCCAGCGTCTTCTTCCAGTCGGTGTTGGCCTTGATGCCGTAGCCATAGCAGATATGCACCGCCGTTTCGCACTTCAGCCCCTCAACGGCCCTCTCCAGGGCGGCGATGCCCCAGTCATTCACCTCGTCAAAGAACACGTTAAATGCGGGCTCATCAAACTGGATAATGTCGACGCCGGCGGCCTCGAGCTCTTTGGCTTCCTGGTTGAGGATCTTGGCGAATTCCCAGGCCAGCTTTTCGCGGCTTTTATAGTGGTCATCATAGAGCGTGTCGATCATGGTCATCGGCCCCGGCAGGGCCCATTTGATCGGCTGCTTGGTCAGCTGGCGTAAAAATTTGGCGTCTTCAACGAAAACGGGCTTTTGGCGCGCGACCGCCCCCACGACGGTTGGCACGCTCGCCTCATAGCGATTGCGAATTTTAACCACTTCGCGTTTCTCGAAATCGACGCCGCTGAGGTGCTCGATAAACGTCGTGACGAAGTGCTGGCGCGTTTGCTCGCCATCGCTGACGATATCGATGCCGGCCTGTTGTTGCTCTGCCAGCGACAAACGCAAGGCGTCCTGTTTCCCTTCGATTAATTCTTCATTCTGCAATTTCCAGGGCGACCACAGGGTTTCCGGTTGGGCCAGCCAGGAAGGTTTAGGCAAGCTGCCGGCGGTCGACGTAGGGAGCAATATTTTCATAATAGATGACCTGTATTTGAGTGAATCAAAGCGCGTAGTGAGCAGACCATTGCTCAAGAATGGGCTTGTAGGGCTTGATAAATTGCTCTTCCGTAAATTTCCCCTGCTCAATCGCTAACTGGCTACGCTCTTCGCGATCGTAAACAATCTTGGTTAATGAATGATCCTGGTTATTCAGGCTTGGCTGATAGTATTGCCCCGCCGCCGAGTTGGCGTTGTAAATTTCAGGTCGATAGATTTTCTGGAAGGTCTCCATCGTGCTGATGGTGCCGATCAGTTCCAGATCGGTGTAATCGCTCAGCAAATCCCCGGGGAAATAAAACGCCAGGGGCGCAACGCTATTTTTCGGCATGAAGTAGCGCACCTGCAGGCCCATTTTTTTAAAATACCGGTCGGTCAGCGAAGCGCCGTCTTGCCGATATTCGTCGCCCAACACCGGATGTTGATTGCCCGTCCGATGATAGGTGTCTTTGCTGGACACGCTGAGGCAGATCACCGGCGGTTTGCTGAAATTCTCATGGTATGCGTTTGAATTGACGAAGTGCTTAAAGATATTGCCGTGCAAATCGCCGAAATCATCCGGAATGTTGAATTCCGCCGTGTTTTTATTGTGCGCCGGCAGCAAGACGCTAAAGTCGTAATCGCGCACGTAAGACGAGAAGTTATTCCCGACGATGCCCTCAAGACGCTTTTGCGTTTTTTTATCAATGATGTTGGTTTTCAGGATTTCAATCACCGGGAAGCTGGCCCCCTGATCTTCAACGCGCATCTCAACCGAAATGATTTCAAGCTCAACCGAATAGCGGTCGGCCTTGGGGTTATCCCAATGCGCCAACGAATTGAAGCGATTGTTAATCATCACCAGCGTGTTGCGCAGGTTCTCCCGGCGGTTTTCCCCTCTGGCCAAATTGGCGAAGTTGGTGGTGATACGCGTACTTTCAGAGGGGTTATAATCTTCATCCAAGCGCAGGCTCTTGATGGTGAAGTTGAAATCCAGCGCGGGCTGGGCGTGTGCGACAGGCATGCGACATCTCCTTCGGACCAGCAGGTTGGCTGGCCCGTCATGACGGTTCGGGATGATGGATGGGTGGGCGCGCGCCGCGTCAGGCGGGGATGAACACCGTTAACACGACGCGCCGACGCATTCGCGCATGGCTTGCCGGGGGGAAACAGGACTGGAAACATCGGCCGATCACCTGCTTTGCCGGGCGGAGGGGCCGAAGGAAGAACGCGCCAGCATAAGCGTCGCCGCAGGGCATAGACCTCCGGCGCGTGCGACAAGCGCGATCCACCGGAGGAACCCCCGTCCGAGGAACGTTATGGCGCCGAAGGCAGGTCTCCTGGCTTGCGGGTCATCACGGTGGTTCCGGCCTTCCCGAGCGCTTTTGCAAGGCTCAGTGACACGAAATGGAACCACCGTTCGCCGCTTACAGTTGCGGGGGCAGCGCCGGACTCTGCCCTTTCGGGCACCACCGGCTTCCCGTCTTAGCCCCACCGCGCGGACCCTTGTGGAATCTGGGATGGGGAACCTTGACAGGATGCAGAGACACCATCTCAGCCAAGCTGTCAAGTATCATATAAAGAAATCTTTATATGTGGTTATCTAGGCCAGCGTTCACAGCGATCCGCTCAGCTTTGAAAGAGACAGGTCATTTTTTGTACTTAAGATTTGCAGCTCTTTGATGGGGTGCAGCCATTGTAGTTAATTGTCTGCCGCTGAGCCTATGACTGCTTTCAGCGCCTGGCATCGCCGCCCTGAATGGCGGTTTTGTCAGCGTTTCCAGCGAAGACCGGACGGCGCGGAGCCGGCAGAGCAAGGCTTGGTTAACCGCCGTAGCTTCCAGTCAGACCAATAAACGGACTGCACATCCGCCAATTTTCAGCAAATCCGAAGTTGTGGCTCCGCTGCTAGCCTGCAACGACATTCCCTCAAGCAAGGTATTCAATCCGCTGGCAAGGGCATCGACATCTGCATCGGCCGGGAGCTGGCCATCGCTCACGCCTCGCGTCAATCGATCGCGGAACGCCTGCTCCGTCTGCTTGCGCAGCGCCTTGAGCGCGTCAGCGACATCAGCTGCATCGTCGGGAATGTTCACCGCTGCCGTCACGACCAAGCATCCGCACGGCACGTCCTGCAGCGTCAGAATACGCGCGGCTGAGGCGAAGAAGCTCGATATGGCCAACCTGACATCTGGCTCGGCAGCCATCTCGTCGCGGTTCTGGTCCCAGTAGGTCCGCTCGTAATGGTCCACTGCGGCCATGAAGAGCTGCGCCTTGTTGCCGAACTCCCCGTATAGGCTGGGCGGGTTGATCCCCATGGCAGCACAAAGCTGAGCGATCGACGCCGGCGCGAAGCCATGGCGCCAGAACACGCCAAGCGCTTTCTCGAGCGCGGCCTCGCGATCAAAACGGGCCTTACCCTTGCTGCGGTGGAGCGCGATTTTCGCTTCGGTCTGCATGATGCTCCCTTGGTCCTCGCCATTTTTTGATCGCGAGGGGTTGACTGTTTGTATCGATCACTACAAATGAGGGGTTGTAGCGTTCATTACAAATAGACTCGTGCAGCCGCATTGCAAGCGGCTCAATCACAGAGAGACATGATGGCTAATCTTTTCGATCCGCTGGAGCTGCGGAGTGTTCGGCTGCGCAACCGCCTCGCCCTATCGCCAATGTGCCAGTACGAAGCCACCGACGGCTTCGCTAACGACTATCACCTTGTCCACTATGGCAAATTCGCCTTGGGCGGCTTCGGGCTTGTGATGGTTGAGGCCACCGCCGTAGCGCCGGAAGGCCGAATCACTCATGGCGACCTTGGCTTGTGGGATGATGCCCAGATCGACGGTCTCGCGCGCATCGTGTCGATGGTGAAATCGCAGGGCGCCACGCCGGGGATCCAGATCGCCCATGCCGGTCCCAAGGCGAGCATGCAGCGCCCCTATTATGGCGACGGTCCGCTGACCGATGAAGATGTCGCTCGAGGCGACCATCCCTGGGCCGTCGTGTCGGCTAGCGCGATTCCGGTCGACGATGGCTGGCTGACGCCTGAGGAACTCGACGCAGACGGCCTCGCGCGCATTCGTGGCGCATTTTCTGATACGGCTCGCCGGGCGCTTGCCGCCGGGTTCGAGGTGCTCGAGATGCACGCCGCGCATGGCTATCTGCTTAACTCGTTCCTGTCGCCGCTCACGAACCAGCGCACCGACACCTATGGTGGCAGCCTCGAAAATCGCATGCGGCTTCCGCTTGAGATCGCTCGCGACCTTCGCGCGATCTGGCCCGGCGACAAGCCGCTCTTCGTCCGCATCTCCGCCGTCGATGGTAGCCGTGATGGCGTGACCATCGAGGACAGCGTGATCTTCGCCCGCGAGCTCGCAGCCATTGGGGTGGACGTCATCGACGTCTCGTCCGGCGGCGTCGGCCGCACCTATGATCACCCGAATGGATATGGTCATCAGGTGCCCTATGCCGCGCAGATCTCGCGTGACGCAGGCATTCGTACAATGGCGGTCGGTCTCATCGTCACTCCTGCCCAAGCCGACGCGGTCGTCGCCCATGGCGAGGCAGATATGGTTGCGATTGGCCGCGAGGCGCTCCACGATCCGCACTTCCCGCACCGTGCCGAGCGGGCACTCGGCGTGTCGAGTGCTGAAACCCCCTTTGATAGCTGGGTGCCTCAGATTGGCTGGTGGCTCAATGCACGCGAGCGAAAGATCCGGCGGCTGGACGGTGCCGCTTTGGCCGAACAGGCACCTTAAATCCTGACGGCGCCATAGGTCCATAAGTGGGGATGGTCATCGCTCATTGGCGGTTGGGTGCAACCACTCGCTCTGATGCCGCGACCATCCCCGTTAACGTCATGCTCGTTGACGGCGGCATGCGGCGCCACTCCTTCTAGACGTCAGAAGGCCTGGCTGATGAAGAACGGCCCCACGGCGAATGGCAATTTTTGGGCTAAATTCCAACGTCCGATGGTGGTTTTGGAAACGGAAGCAAAGTCCCAAGGTCTGGCGTTCATCGCCTCCGTGGGCGAGGTGAATGATCGGCAGCTTTGCGACGCCAATCGGACCTGCGGACGGCAGTTATGTCCGCGAAACAGGCCTAAGCTTTGCTCGCTGGCGGCGCCAGGTTGAAGTCGTGCTTGCGGTCAAACGGCTGGCGGGCGGGGCTTCGATCCAAAGCGTGGCCGCCAATCTCGGCTGCGAGAGAGTTCCGAGTTTCATGACAACGTTCAAAAAAAGACGCTTTGTAGCTTGCCTGGGCGCTACATGGTAGAGCGGTGTCCATGGCGAGGTTAGGAAGGCCTCTTTGATTGTATCGGCAAAGCTGCTGAGGCAGGATATGCGTAGTAACGATACATCGTATCTCTTTACGCCATGCGTCGAATATATGTATGGCAGTTCTGCAAGAGACAGTTGTTATAGATCGATTTCCCGTTCGAGAATCTTGCGATTGCGCTCTTCAAGTTCGCGGTCGTCCGCCGGGAACAGCGTCGACATACCTTCCGTCGCAGCCCTCTCCTGCACCGCTTCGACAAACGGGCGCAGCCCGTCTTCATAGTCACGGAAAGCAGCGGCGTGATCGTCTGGCTGTTGCTGCAAGGCGTCGGCCAGACGTGCCGCTCCAATCAGCGCCATCGAACCGCCCATGCCGGCGACCGGCGACACGCAATAGCCCGCATCTCCCACCAGAGCGACGCGCCCTTTCGACCATGCCTTTATCCTGATCTGGTTCGCCTGATCGAAATAGAAATCGCCCTCGACGGCGACATGCTTCAGCATAGCAGGCACCTTCCAGCCGAGGCGTTCAAAATGATCGAGGATCAGTTGGCGTTGCTGTGCCTTGTCACGGAAATCATAGTCGATCTGCTGCTCGCTGCGGAACGCCAGCGCGATATCGGTGCGGTCGTCATAGCCGTTCAACATGGCGGTCAGACCGGGCTGGCTGAAGACCTGCGTGCAGTTTGGCGGCAGCAGACCGGTTTCCGGAACCACCCGCAAATAGAAATAGCCGCCCATGTAATAGGAGGCCGCGTCGGCATTGTCGAACACCAGCGATCTGGTGTTGGAGCGATTGCCGTCGCAGCCAAACACCAGCGCATAGCGATGGTGCGATCCGTCGTTGAGGGTTACGCAAACGTCATCCGGCCCTTGCCGCAACTGCCGGATGGATCGCCCGAAGCGTAGATCGACGGCACCGTCTAAGGATGCGAACAGAATATCGAGCAAATCGTCGCGATGGATCTCGTAACGCGCCATCGTCTGATCCTCGGCGGGCGAGGCTGCCGTCAGCTCGCCAAGGGTCGTATCGTGCTCATCCTTGAACGCGAAATTGCGCGGAGGAAGCGCCCTGGCCCGCACGGCATCAAACAGCCCCATGCGGCCGAGAATGTCGATCGTCTCACCCTCGATATCGACGGGCGTGCCGCCCCGCCGCAAGCCCTCAGCGGTTTCGATGATCGTGACCCGGTGGCCGAGCCTTGTCATCCAAAAGGCGGTGGCCAGGCCCGCGAAGCTTGCTCCGCTGATCAGCACGGGGAGGGTTTCGGTCTTCGCGGGCGTGGAGATGGAGGTTGACGGATGGGCCATGGCGCTCTCATTATCGATGACAGTTTCTAGATTCGATCTATAAATATACTCAGTACAGAAAGAAGGCAATGCCCGAGCCGACCGCCCCAAGGCGCACCCGAAAGCGATTGCTGACTCGTCAGGCTATTTCCGATGTGGCGACCCGGCTTTTTTTTCAGCGGGGCTTCGACCAGGTGACGATCGACGAGATCGCCGAGGCGGCCGATGTGGGGCGGATGACGGTGTTCAACCATTTCCCCCGCAAGGAGGACATGTTCTTCGACCGCGAACAGGAAATCCGCGACGTGGCTTTCACGGCGATCCGGACGCGGGAGGCGGGCATGTCGCCCATTCGGGCCCTGAAGGCGCTGGCGCATCGCCTGATCGAGGAACCCGATCCTTCCTTTCCGGTCTTTTGCGACACCTATCTTTTCGTTGAAACTGCGTTGGCCAGTGAGGCGCTCAAGGCGCGGGCCCGCCAGATGCGCGACGATTTCGTGAGGGGGCTGGCTGGCGTCATGGCCGAAGCCGCCGGTTGTCCGCCCGATGATCCGCATGCTTTTCTTGCCGCCGGATTAATCGCTTCGGTGTGGAGTGTCGCTTTTACTCAGGCGCATGAGGCTTATGGCCGCACTGGAGACCAGGCCGAGGCAAACCGCATGTTCCTGATGCTGATGGAAAGAGGGATGGCCGGGGTGGAAGTGGCGATGGAGACCACTGCCTATATCTTGTAATCACCCGGATTGTGGTGAAATTTGATTTCCTGCTGTTGCTTTTGGGGACTGAAAGGTTGCTGTGTCTGACCTGCTGTCGGTTTGAAGGGCACCGAGATAAGCTTCTTTAGGCTACCCCAGCCCGGCGTTCGAAGTCGATAGGGCTGAGATAGCCAGGATCGAGTGCCTGCGGGTGGGATTGTAGAAACGCTCGATATAATCGAACACATCGGCTCTGGCCTGATCGCGTGACCGGTAGACCTTCTTGCGGACCCGTTCGGTCTTGAGGGAAGAGAAGAAGCTCTCCATCGCCGCATTTGTCCCAGCAATTGCCCGATCGGCTCATGGAGCAGGTCACGCCATTGTCCTGCATCAGGCGTTGAAACTGCTCACTAGTATGTTGGCTGCTCTGATCCGAATGATGGGAGCAGGGCAACCGTGCGCTTCTGGTTCTGATCAATGAGTCCTGACCCGAAAAGCTGCGCGTTGGGGCCTGAAGCGCCTTTGATCGCTGTTGCACAGGCGAACGGGGCGAGGGGCGCATCAGGTCAAGTCCTTAGACGCGCAGGAA is part of the Novosphingobium sp. genome and encodes:
- a CDS encoding TIM-barrel domain-containing protein is translated as MTVRAFVRWSLAASALALAAPALAQDATGLDANGHLTTTGLPSADGFVFRRLADGVQFRRGGLAKTILFYGPDTVRVNANLGTNYWTAPSLVVTAKPQAVPFTIAETSTTLTIASAALTIEVNKATSALRFLDAQGRLYTEEQSDKPQSVTLKTISGAPTYEATNTFHLRDDEALYGFGFTADDTSNRRGKDLLLVQTNMGIIIPVMMSSRRYGVMWDVYSQMRFKDDAQGASLWAESAPGGVDYYFMGGKTPDDVVGAYRALTGQAPMYPKQAFGLFMSKERYKTQDQIVDVARSFRKEGFPLDYIVQDWQYWGSDKDGSWSGMTWDPVRYPDPAGMTRTLHGMNLKLMVSIWPSIGNDTALAHELDAQGLRFAPLHWISKHARVYDAYSPLGRQIYFKHIKSGLLDKGVDALWMDGTEVEVSSAMWDAQDNIRDTKALGRNALGDFTRYLNPYSLLTTQGTYDGERATSNRRVFTLTRSAWAGAQRTAAASWSGDIYASWKVFKQQIAGGVDVTVTGNPYWTQDTGGFFVSEFPGGEQNPAWRELFARWLQYAAFNPLMRIHGTDVEREPYRFKTLDPQVYASLLGSVNLRYRLLPYTYGLSWKVTSAGYTLMRPLMMDFPEDRATDTIDDSFMFGPSFLVHPVTRPMYHRQAPPAVTIPANALRTPDGQPGLALQYFAGQSFEKPVSTMIDTKIDHMWPAPPLADMPAGLASLDHFSARWTGMLTAPEDGTYEIGVEGDDGYRLMLAGKTVVDEWKSGEARYRGAEVALRKGQTIPIAIEYYQGDGARKLRLAWRLPSEREAAARLAQAAQDLSVTTYLPQGAGWYDFWTNEHYAGGQRVTRQAPLDILPLYVRAGSIVPMGPVQHYATELPKAPYEIRIYSGADARFTIYEDDNETYDYEKGQYATYDLVWNDRARSLTISGRKGSFPRLVQQRRLDLVLMTPRNATGAAPAVAKRMVNYTGAATTVSFGR
- a CDS encoding hotdog domain-containing protein, which gives rise to MTGVAACVRLSLPLKQVKTMTRATVQTITNATSIQLIDMVFPTDTNHHGTLFGGVALAHMDKVAFLAATRHGRVPFVTARSEQIDFEAPASAGEMVEATGRVVRVGNSSLDVEVELVAEATVSGERRRCTRGRFTMVAVKGPDVRLPLPPFYAGQQVEEDGVLRMAEIIFPEQTNHYGTFYGGDGLKMLGKAAFIAATRHTRRNIVMASSERVDFRSAVGLGDMVELVSRIVRTGCSSVTVEVELWSERLLTGQRRHAATARFVMVAVDEQGRPTPILSALEV
- a CDS encoding methionine synthase, which translates into the protein MKILLPTSTAGSLPKPSWLAQPETLWSPWKLQNEELIEGKQDALRLSLAEQQQAGIDIVSDGEQTRQHFVTTFIEHLSGVDFEKREVVKIRNRYEASVPTVVGAVARQKPVFVEDAKFLRQLTKQPIKWALPGPMTMIDTLYDDHYKSREKLAWEFAKILNQEAKELEAAGVDIIQFDEPAFNVFFDEVNDWGIAALERAVEGLKCETAVHICYGYGIKANTDWKKTLGSEWRQYEEAFPKLQTSTIDIISLECHNSHVPMDLLELIRGKKVMVGAIDVANHTVETPEEVAATLRKALQFVDADKLYPSTNCGMAPLPRQVASGKLNALSAGAEIVRKELSA
- a CDS encoding DUF1852 domain-containing protein, with protein sequence MPVAHAQPALDFNFTIKSLRLDEDYNPSESTRITTNFANLARGENRRENLRNTLVMINNRFNSLAHWDNPKADRYSVELEIISVEMRVEDQGASFPVIEILKTNIIDKKTQKRLEGIVGNNFSSYVRDYDFSVLLPAHNKNTAEFNIPDDFGDLHGNIFKHFVNSNAYHENFSKPPVICLSVSSKDTYHRTGNQHPVLGDEYRQDGASLTDRYFKKMGLQVRYFMPKNSVAPLAFYFPGDLLSDYTDLELIGTISTMETFQKIYRPEIYNANSAAGQYYQPSLNNQDHSLTKIVYDREERSQLAIEQGKFTEEQFIKPYKPILEQWSAHYAL
- a CDS encoding TetR/AcrR family transcriptional regulator, which translates into the protein MQTEAKIALHRSKGKARFDREAALEKALGVFWRHGFAPASIAQLCAAMGINPPSLYGEFGNKAQLFMAAVDHYERTYWDQNRDEMAAEPDVRLAISSFFASAARILTLQDVPCGCLVVTAAVNIPDDAADVADALKALRKQTEQAFRDRLTRGVSDGQLPADADVDALASGLNTLLEGMSLQASSGATTSDLLKIGGCAVRLLV
- a CDS encoding NADH:flavin oxidoreductase/NADH oxidase, with the translated sequence MMANLFDPLELRSVRLRNRLALSPMCQYEATDGFANDYHLVHYGKFALGGFGLVMVEATAVAPEGRITHGDLGLWDDAQIDGLARIVSMVKSQGATPGIQIAHAGPKASMQRPYYGDGPLTDEDVARGDHPWAVVSASAIPVDDGWLTPEELDADGLARIRGAFSDTARRALAAGFEVLEMHAAHGYLLNSFLSPLTNQRTDTYGGSLENRMRLPLEIARDLRAIWPGDKPLFVRISAVDGSRDGVTIEDSVIFARELAAIGVDVIDVSSGGVGRTYDHPNGYGHQVPYAAQISRDAGIRTMAVGLIVTPAQADAVVAHGEADMVAIGREALHDPHFPHRAERALGVSSAETPFDSWVPQIGWWLNARERKIRRLDGAALAEQAP
- a CDS encoding FAD-dependent monooxygenase; the encoded protein is MPSFCTEYIYRSNLETVIDNESAMAHPSTSISTPAKTETLPVLISGASFAGLATAFWMTRLGHRVTIIETAEGLRRGGTPVDIEGETIDILGRMGLFDAVRARALPPRNFAFKDEHDTTLGELTAASPAEDQTMARYEIHRDDLLDILFASLDGAVDLRFGRSIRQLRQGPDDVCVTLNDGSHHRYALVFGCDGNRSNTRSLVFDNADAASYYMGGYFYLRVVPETGLLPPNCTQVFSQPGLTAMLNGYDDRTDIALAFRSEQQIDYDFRDKAQQRQLILDHFERLGWKVPAMLKHVAVEGDFYFDQANQIRIKAWSKGRVALVGDAGYCVSPVAGMGGSMALIGAARLADALQQQPDDHAAAFRDYEDGLRPFVEAVQERAATEGMSTLFPADDRELEERNRKILEREIDL
- a CDS encoding helix-turn-helix domain-containing protein, coding for MPEPTAPRRTRKRLLTRQAISDVATRLFFQRGFDQVTIDEIAEAADVGRMTVFNHFPRKEDMFFDREQEIRDVAFTAIRTREAGMSPIRALKALAHRLIEEPDPSFPVFCDTYLFVETALASEALKARARQMRDDFVRGLAGVMAEAAGCPPDDPHAFLAAGLIASVWSVAFTQAHEAYGRTGDQAEANRMFLMLMERGMAGVEVAMETTAYIL